A window from Leptothermofonsia sichuanensis E412 encodes these proteins:
- the purH gene encoding bifunctional phosphoribosylaminoimidazolecarboxamide formyltransferase/IMP cyclohydrolase: protein MARLALLSVSDKTGLIELAQSLVNEFGFDLISSGGTAKALQEAGLPVTKVSDYTGSPEILGGRVKTLHPRIHGGILARRDLPEDLADLEAQQIHPIDLVVVNLYPFQQTIARSDVTLAAAIEQIDIGGPAMLRAAAKNFAHLTVLCKPAQYEEYLQELRRNQGAVSLPFRQKCALAAFRHTGEYDQAIAAYLAGQEPGARSQEPEENPLPATYLPATYTVQGQRIQALRYGENPHQAAAWYQTGVEATGWAAATKLQGKELSYNNLVDLEAARRIIAEFADSASPPVAAILKHTNPCGAASGETLAEAYNKAYNADPVSAFGGIVALNRPIDAATATALTQIFLECVVAPGCEPEAQEILSAKSKVRVLLLPDLSGGPAETVRVIAGGLLVQTADDIIAHPKDWKVVTERQPSPAQLEELLFAWKICKHVKSNAIVVTRDRTTLGVGAGQMNRVGSVKIALEQAGARAQGAILASDGFFPFDDSVRTAAAAGIGAIVQPGGSLRDQDSIDAANELGIVMVLTGIRHFLH, encoded by the coding sequence ATGGCGCGACTGGCTCTCCTGAGCGTATCAGACAAGACAGGATTGATTGAACTGGCACAGAGTTTGGTTAACGAATTTGGGTTTGACTTAATCAGTAGTGGTGGTACTGCTAAAGCTCTACAGGAAGCGGGGTTGCCAGTCACCAAAGTTTCGGACTACACAGGTTCTCCTGAAATTTTGGGGGGACGGGTGAAAACCCTGCATCCTCGCATTCACGGTGGTATTCTGGCACGCAGAGATTTGCCAGAGGACCTGGCGGATCTGGAGGCGCAGCAGATCCACCCAATTGATCTGGTTGTGGTCAATCTCTATCCTTTCCAGCAGACGATCGCCCGCTCTGATGTAACACTGGCAGCCGCGATTGAGCAAATTGATATTGGGGGGCCAGCCATGCTGCGGGCAGCGGCAAAAAACTTTGCCCACCTGACCGTGCTGTGTAAACCTGCTCAGTATGAGGAATACTTGCAAGAACTACGGCGGAACCAGGGAGCAGTTTCCTTACCGTTTCGCCAGAAGTGTGCCCTGGCGGCCTTTCGGCATACCGGGGAGTATGACCAGGCGATCGCAGCCTATCTGGCAGGTCAGGAGCCAGGAGCCAGGAGCCAGGAGCCAGAAGAGAATCCATTACCAGCAACCTATTTACCAGCAACCTATACCGTGCAGGGGCAGCGGATTCAGGCTTTGCGCTATGGGGAAAATCCCCACCAGGCTGCTGCCTGGTACCAGACGGGTGTTGAGGCCACTGGATGGGCAGCCGCCACCAAACTTCAGGGCAAAGAACTAAGTTATAACAACCTGGTGGATCTGGAAGCTGCCCGACGCATCATTGCAGAGTTTGCGGATTCTGCCAGTCCCCCGGTGGCGGCAATTCTGAAGCATACCAATCCTTGTGGTGCCGCCTCAGGCGAAACCCTGGCAGAGGCTTACAACAAGGCATACAATGCAGATCCGGTTTCTGCCTTTGGCGGCATTGTGGCATTAAATCGTCCCATTGATGCAGCAACGGCAACCGCGCTGACCCAGATCTTTCTGGAATGTGTAGTGGCTCCTGGGTGTGAACCGGAGGCGCAGGAAATTTTGAGCGCAAAGTCAAAGGTGCGAGTGCTGTTATTGCCCGATTTGAGCGGTGGTCCGGCAGAAACCGTCAGGGTAATTGCGGGTGGACTGTTAGTGCAGACCGCAGATGACATCATTGCCCATCCAAAGGATTGGAAAGTGGTGACAGAGCGGCAACCGTCGCCAGCACAGTTGGAGGAATTGCTGTTTGCCTGGAAAATCTGCAAGCATGTGAAGTCTAATGCGATTGTGGTCACCCGCGATCGCACTACTCTGGGAGTTGGTGCCGGGCAGATGAATCGGGTTGGTTCCGTCAAAATTGCGCTGGAGCAGGCGGGTGCCCGGGCACAGGGAGCCATTCTTGCCAGTGATGGGTTCTTCCCATTTGATGATTCTGTACGCACGGCTGCCGCCGCTGGCATTGGGGCGATCGTTCAACCCGGTGGCAGTCTGCGCGACCAGGACTCCATTGACGCCGCAAACGAATTGGGGATTGTGATGGTGCTGACGGGCATCCGGCATTTTCTCCATTAG
- a CDS encoding DUF4079 domain-containing protein encodes MSFEIPESVKVYSQFFHPVMMWALFALTCYALYLGLKVRRTRSAEGEEKKALVKAKYNVRHFQIGSLVLALMVIGCIGGMGVTYLNNGKLFVGPHLLAGLGMTGLIAVSASLSPFMQKGADWARYSHIFLNVVILGLFGWQALTGVEIVQRIVSKM; translated from the coding sequence ATGAGCTTTGAAATTCCAGAGTCCGTCAAGGTCTACAGTCAGTTTTTTCACCCGGTAATGATGTGGGCGTTGTTTGCCCTCACCTGTTATGCCCTTTACCTGGGTCTAAAAGTTCGTCGCACCCGTTCCGCTGAGGGGGAAGAAAAGAAAGCTCTGGTTAAGGCAAAATATAATGTCAGGCACTTTCAGATTGGTTCTCTGGTGCTGGCACTGATGGTGATTGGGTGCATTGGTGGGATGGGGGTAACCTATCTCAACAACGGCAAGCTGTTTGTAGGCCCTCATTTGCTGGCTGGCCTGGGCATGACCGGGTTGATTGCAGTTTCAGCCTCTCTGTCCCCCTTCATGCAGAAAGGTGCAGATTGGGCACGATACAGCCATATTTTTTTGAATGTTGTGATTCTGGGATTATTTGGCTGGCAGGCGTTGACTGGCGTTGAAATTGTGCAGCGGATTGTTAGCAAGATGTAG
- a CDS encoding phosphomannose isomerase type II C-terminal cupin domain, which translates to MANPLDNHNLPHTQPPDSDTVRIRPWGTVTLLEEGFHYRINRIELLPGHHISTQMHYHRSEHWIVVSGTAKVICDGKETILVQKQSTYVPTCTPHRVENPGVIPLVMIEVQNGEYLGEDDITRLDDVEMGSEQGKK; encoded by the coding sequence ATGGCTAATCCCTTAGACAACCACAACCTTCCCCATACCCAACCTCCAGATTCGGATACGGTTAGAATTCGGCCCTGGGGAACTGTGACACTTCTGGAAGAAGGGTTTCATTACCGAATCAACCGGATTGAACTTTTGCCAGGGCATCATATCAGTACTCAGATGCATTATCACCGGAGTGAGCACTGGATCGTCGTTTCAGGGACAGCAAAAGTTATCTGTGACGGCAAAGAAACCATCCTGGTTCAGAAGCAGTCAACCTATGTGCCCACCTGCACACCCCATCGAGTTGAAAATCCCGGTGTGATTCCACTGGTGATGATTGAAGTGCAAAATGGGGAATACCTGGGAGAGGATGATATTACCCGGCTTGATGATGTGGAAATGGGGAGTGAACAGGGGAAGAAATAA